The proteins below come from a single Rhinoraja longicauda isolate Sanriku21f chromosome 5, sRhiLon1.1, whole genome shotgun sequence genomic window:
- the tomm20a gene encoding translocase of outer mitochondrial membrane 20: protein MAGRTGAIAAGLCGALFVAYCIYFDRKRRSDPDFRNRLRERRRKQKLARQKAGLSRLPDLKDAEAVQKFFLEEIQLGEELLAQGDYEKGVDHLTNAIAVCGQPQQLLQVLQQTLPPPVFQMLLTKLPTISQRIVTAQSLVEDDVE from the exons ATGGCGGGGAGGACGGGCGCCATCGCGGCCGGGCTGTGCGGGGCGCTCTTCGTCGCCTACTGCATCTACTTCGACCGCAAGCGGCGCAGCGACCCCGACTTCAGGAACCGGCTGCGGGAGC GAAGGAGGAAGCAGAAACTTGCCAGACAAAAGGCTGGGCTTTCACGG CTACCAGACCTGAAAGATGCAGAAGCAGTGCAGAAGTTTTTCTTAGAAGAAATCCAGCTGGGTGAAGAGTTGCTGGCACAAG GTGACTACGAGAAGGGTGTGGACCACCTGACGAACGCTATTGCTGTTTGTGGACAACCTCAGCAGCTCTTGCAGGTGCTGCAGCAAACCCTGCCTCCACCGGTGTTCCAGATGCTGCTGACCAAACTGCCTACCATCAGTCAG AGGATCGTGACTGCACAGAGCCTGGTTGAAGATGATGTGGAGTGA